A genome region from Nitrospirota bacterium includes the following:
- a CDS encoding septum formation initiator family protein — MTRRNRSHNTLHRHQLTLRRAPWLVGGVMAALVAASFFGEMSIPKYLEMRKNAQALELEIQAMAKANAELRTDISRLQSDPARIEEVARERLGFVRKGETVYQVVDEPVKIGQVEPTK, encoded by the coding sequence GTGACCAGACGAAACCGCAGCCATAACACCTTGCACCGGCATCAGCTCACGCTCCGGCGGGCGCCATGGCTGGTGGGCGGTGTCATGGCGGCCCTCGTGGCGGCCTCCTTCTTCGGAGAGATGAGCATTCCGAAATATCTGGAGATGCGCAAAAACGCCCAGGCGCTGGAGCTTGAAATCCAGGCCATGGCCAAGGCCAACGCGGAGTTGCGGACCGATATCAGCCGGCTCCAGAGCGATCCGGCGCGCATCGAGGAAGTGGCCCGGGAGCGGCTGGGGTTCGTCCGTAAGGGCGAGACGGTCTATCAGGTTGTGGACGAACCGGTCAAGATCGGACAGGTTGAGCCGACGAAGTGA
- the recO gene encoding DNA repair protein RecO, which yields MPIPFRPFRSTLPIPTWTCMWTLPPRSLCPSREGGRNDEGRMPLLKTPAITLKSRKWGEADRIVTFYTLRFGKLRGVARGARRIKSRFGSALEPFVQCDLNLFEKPNDTLHRVSQADIRETFPALRENLAIMAGAARMANLVTAITPDADPAPKIFDTLLRGFRSLNEGHDPGLTTLLFQIKLLGLTGFRPQTDHCVACGRDTQASGVGSAGRFSALAGGLVCDGCTSRRSDRYLFLSPGSLAFLQQALRMTPEMLSRLKASGQVRIELDLAIEAYVTIVAGKRLPPVDFLVAEPEPPYEVKPALPQVGPI from the coding sequence ATGCCCATCCCTTTCCGCCCTTTCCGGAGCACATTGCCGATCCCTACGTGGACGTGCATGTGGACTTTGCCGCCCCGAAGCCTGTGCCCCAGCCGCGAGGGGGGAAGAAACGATGAGGGGCGCATGCCGCTGCTGAAGACCCCCGCCATCACACTCAAGAGCCGCAAGTGGGGCGAGGCGGACCGGATCGTCACGTTCTACACGCTGCGGTTCGGCAAGCTGCGCGGAGTGGCGCGGGGAGCCAGGCGGATCAAGAGCCGGTTCGGCAGCGCCTTGGAACCCTTCGTCCAGTGCGATTTGAACCTGTTTGAGAAACCCAACGACACGTTGCACCGCGTCTCGCAGGCGGACATCAGGGAAACCTTCCCGGCCTTGCGCGAGAACCTGGCGATTATGGCCGGGGCGGCCCGCATGGCCAACCTGGTCACGGCCATCACGCCGGACGCAGACCCGGCGCCCAAAATCTTCGACACGCTCTTGCGGGGGTTCCGTTCGCTCAACGAAGGTCACGATCCGGGCCTCACCACGCTGCTGTTTCAGATCAAACTGTTGGGACTCACCGGGTTTCGTCCGCAGACCGACCATTGCGTTGCTTGCGGTAGGGATACGCAGGCCTCGGGGGTCGGTTCGGCGGGGCGCTTCTCGGCCCTGGCCGGCGGGCTCGTCTGCGACGGCTGTACGAGCCGTCGATCCGACCGGTACCTGTTCCTGTCTCCCGGCAGCCTCGCCTTTCTGCAACAGGCGCTGCGGATGACCCCGGAAATGTTGAGCCGTCTCAAAGCCTCGGGCCAGGTGCGGATCGAGTTGGACTTGGCCATCGAAGCCTATGTCACGATTGTGGCGGGCAAACGCCTCCCGCCGGTGGACTTCCTGGTCGCCGAGCCGGAACCACCATATGAGGTGAAGCCTGCTTTACCGCAAGTCGGGCCGATATAG
- the mgtE gene encoding magnesium transporter: protein MVLASFQRLLRRGAITNLGKMMGRMHPADIAKVIAHLSSQKEKRTVFELVRGEAERGKVLSELDHGSVPQVLADMPASEVAALLKDLGPDDVGDILGVLPDEQAQEILTLMKTEDSTEIAEILKYPKDTAGGIMTTEFFSLPEDATAQEAIRRLQQATDAEMVFYIYVTDKDEHLVGVLSLRQLLTVPPGTPLKNIMATDVMSVAVDVDQEEVARQVARYNLLAIPVVEKDNTLVGIITVDDVVDVIREEATEDMLKMAGATEEDALMESSSLDSSRRRLPWLFTNLVGSLVSGWILWLFRFTIQEVVAIVTFIPVIAAMGGNVGLQSSTLIIRGLATGRIELSDVWKVFFREVRIGFILGVTCGVLLTIVGWLWHGQWFLGMVVGASLMIAFLVSTSMATIMPVVLKRIGVDPAVAAGPFVTTANDISGITIYLALSTLLLEHLR from the coding sequence TTGGTATTGGCCTCCTTCCAGCGTCTGCTGCGCCGCGGCGCGATCACCAATCTGGGCAAGATGATGGGCCGCATGCATCCGGCCGATATCGCCAAGGTCATCGCGCACCTGTCCTCGCAGAAGGAAAAGCGCACGGTGTTCGAGCTGGTGCGCGGAGAGGCGGAACGGGGCAAGGTGCTCAGCGAATTGGATCACGGGAGCGTGCCGCAAGTGCTGGCGGACATGCCCGCCTCGGAAGTGGCCGCGCTGCTGAAAGACCTGGGGCCGGACGACGTAGGCGACATCCTGGGCGTGCTGCCGGACGAGCAGGCCCAGGAGATTCTCACGTTGATGAAGACGGAGGACTCCACCGAGATCGCCGAGATTCTGAAGTACCCCAAGGATACGGCGGGCGGCATCATGACCACGGAGTTCTTCTCACTGCCGGAGGATGCGACGGCCCAGGAGGCCATCCGGCGCCTGCAGCAGGCGACCGACGCCGAGATGGTCTTCTACATCTACGTCACCGACAAGGACGAGCATCTCGTCGGGGTCCTGTCGCTCCGCCAGCTCCTGACCGTCCCACCGGGGACGCCGCTCAAGAACATCATGGCCACCGACGTGATGAGCGTCGCAGTGGATGTGGACCAGGAAGAGGTGGCCCGCCAGGTGGCGCGCTACAACTTGCTGGCCATTCCCGTGGTCGAGAAGGACAACACGCTGGTCGGCATCATCACGGTGGACGACGTGGTGGACGTCATCCGGGAAGAGGCCACGGAAGACATGTTAAAGATGGCCGGGGCCACGGAAGAGGACGCCCTCATGGAGTCCTCCAGCCTGGATTCGTCGCGCCGGCGCCTGCCTTGGCTGTTCACGAACCTCGTCGGCAGCCTGGTCTCGGGCTGGATACTCTGGCTCTTTCGGTTCACCATTCAGGAAGTCGTGGCCATCGTCACCTTTATCCCGGTCATCGCGGCGATGGGCGGCAACGTCGGACTCCAATCCTCGACGCTCATCATCCGGGGGTTGGCGACGGGCCGGATCGAGCTGTCGGACGTGTGGAAGGTTTTCTTCCGCGAGGTCCGCATCGGCTTCATCCTCGGGGTGACCTGCGGGGTGCTGCTTACCATCGTCGGGTGGCTCTGGCATGGCCAATGGTTTCTCGGCATGGTCGTCGGGGCCTCGCTCATGATCGCCTTTCTGGTGTCCACCAGCATGGCGACGATCATGCCGGTCGTGCTCAAGCGGATCGGTGTGGACCCGGCGGTGGCGGCCGGGCCCTTTGTCACCACGGCCAACGACATCAGCGGCATCACGATTTATCTCGCCCTCTCGACCCTTCTGCTGGAACATCTCCGATGA
- a CDS encoding GTPase Era, with the protein MKTGTVAIIGRPNVGKSTLLNALLKEKIAIVSDKPQTTRTRILGVVHLPGAQFALLDTPGIHKPQHQLNRRMVRTTMDCMKEADLFYVMVEATAAPGPGDRFAIEQVREARKEGRPPAFLLINKVDAVNKSRVLPLIDAYRKMLDWSEIVPLSAKNGINVDRLLELTVTALPEGEAGYEEDMLTDQPMRTLAAEIVREKILHLTRDEVPYAVAVEITSFKEEGKLARIQASIFVERDSQKAIVIGKHGELLKTVGTEARVEMEKLFGMKVFLELWVTVKESWREDEQTLVELGY; encoded by the coding sequence ATGAAGACGGGAACGGTGGCGATCATCGGGCGCCCGAACGTGGGGAAATCCACCCTGCTGAACGCGCTCCTCAAAGAAAAAATCGCAATCGTCTCCGATAAGCCCCAGACCACCCGCACCCGCATCCTGGGCGTGGTGCACCTCCCCGGCGCGCAGTTCGCGCTGCTGGACACGCCGGGCATTCACAAGCCCCAACATCAACTGAATCGACGGATGGTCCGCACCACCATGGACTGCATGAAGGAAGCGGACCTGTTTTACGTCATGGTGGAGGCCACGGCGGCGCCGGGGCCCGGCGACCGGTTCGCGATCGAGCAGGTGCGCGAGGCGCGAAAGGAAGGGCGACCGCCGGCGTTCCTGCTGATCAACAAGGTGGATGCGGTCAACAAGAGCCGGGTGCTGCCGCTCATCGACGCCTACCGGAAGATGCTGGACTGGTCGGAGATCGTACCGCTGTCCGCCAAGAACGGGATCAACGTGGACCGGCTCCTGGAGCTGACCGTCACCGCGCTGCCGGAAGGGGAGGCGGGATACGAGGAGGACATGCTCACGGACCAACCCATGCGCACGCTGGCGGCCGAGATCGTTCGGGAGAAAATTCTTCATCTGACGCGCGACGAAGTGCCCTATGCGGTGGCGGTGGAGATCACCAGCTTCAAGGAGGAAGGCAAGCTGGCGCGCATTCAGGCCTCGATCTTCGTCGAACGGGACTCCCAGAAGGCGATCGTGATCGGGAAGCACGGGGAGCTGCTCAAGACGGTGGGGACCGAGGCGCGGGTCGAAATGGAAAAGCTCTTCGGGATGAAAGTGTTCTTGGAGCTGTGGGTGACCGTGAAAGAGTCCTGGCGCGAGGACGAGCAGACGCTTGTCGAGCTGGGCTACTAA
- the glgA gene encoding glycogen synthase GlgA, with protein sequence MVHKPLNILFVSPEAAPFAKTGGLADVAGALPCALAKLGHRVRLVIPRYGSIDGAAYGFKEWIKMEVPSASGLIPAVIERGFFSEDKIPVLAVRHDPFFARAGLYGERGLDYPDNLDRFTFLCRAVMELLPRLAQDGWTADLLHAHDWQTALCMVYPRTLYAQVPEANHLGTVFTIHNIGYQGHFPEADYSRTGLGVDLFTPAGLEFYSKLNLMKGGLLFADRLTTVSPTYSREIQTPEFGFGLEGVVRERASRLVGIANGIDTDVWDPETDHYLASRYSLTTITGKSVCKVALQQEMRLPVRNVPLLVVISRLSDQKGLDLVADIVPALMTEDLQLVLLGSGDPDLEVRFRSLQEQWPQKFGLRIGFDDGLAHRIQAGGDMLLMPSRYEPCGLSQLYSLRYGTVPIVRQTGGLADTVVSYGVSENPTGFAFKEATAGALLSTIRAALVVYAHPKRWAPLMQAGMKTDVSWAKSARAYSDLYEQVTTLHSHT encoded by the coding sequence ATGGTCCACAAGCCCCTCAATATTCTCTTCGTTTCTCCCGAAGCCGCTCCGTTTGCGAAGACCGGAGGTCTGGCGGATGTGGCCGGCGCCCTCCCTTGTGCCTTGGCCAAGCTGGGCCATCGGGTCCGTCTCGTCATCCCACGCTATGGCTCGATTGACGGGGCTGCCTATGGTTTCAAGGAATGGATCAAGATGGAGGTGCCCTCCGCTTCCGGGCTGATCCCAGCCGTGATTGAGCGCGGCTTCTTTTCGGAAGACAAGATCCCGGTCCTGGCCGTGCGGCACGATCCGTTTTTTGCGCGGGCGGGTCTGTATGGGGAGAGAGGGCTCGACTATCCGGACAACCTCGATCGGTTCACCTTCTTGTGCCGTGCGGTGATGGAGTTGCTCCCGCGACTGGCGCAGGACGGCTGGACCGCCGATCTGCTCCACGCCCACGATTGGCAAACCGCCCTCTGCATGGTGTATCCCCGGACCCTCTACGCGCAGGTTCCGGAGGCGAATCATCTTGGCACTGTCTTTACGATCCACAATATCGGTTATCAGGGCCACTTCCCCGAGGCCGACTATTCCAGGACCGGGCTGGGAGTGGACTTGTTCACGCCGGCCGGTCTGGAGTTCTACAGCAAGCTGAACCTGATGAAGGGCGGCCTGCTCTTCGCCGACCGGCTCACGACCGTGAGCCCGACCTACAGCCGCGAGATCCAAACGCCCGAGTTCGGGTTCGGGTTGGAGGGAGTGGTGCGGGAGCGGGCAAGCCGGCTGGTGGGGATCGCAAATGGCATCGATACGGACGTTTGGGACCCGGAAACGGACCATTACCTCGCCAGCCGTTACAGCTTGACCACGATTACCGGCAAGTCGGTGTGCAAGGTGGCCTTGCAACAGGAAATGAGGCTGCCGGTGCGAAACGTCCCGCTCCTCGTCGTGATCTCCCGGCTCTCGGACCAGAAGGGCCTGGATCTAGTGGCCGACATCGTGCCGGCGCTGATGACGGAGGATCTGCAGCTGGTCCTGCTGGGATCCGGCGATCCGGACCTGGAAGTACGGTTTCGGTCGTTACAGGAACAGTGGCCGCAGAAGTTCGGGTTGCGGATCGGATTCGATGACGGGTTGGCCCATCGCATTCAGGCGGGCGGGGATATGCTCTTGATGCCCTCGCGCTACGAGCCTTGCGGCTTGAGCCAGCTCTATAGTCTTCGGTATGGAACGGTTCCGATCGTCCGGCAAACCGGCGGGCTGGCGGATACGGTGGTGTCCTACGGGGTGAGCGAGAACCCCACCGGATTTGCCTTCAAAGAGGCGACAGCCGGAGCGCTCCTTTCGACCATCCGCGCGGCCCTGGTCGTCTATGCCCACCCCAAACGCTGGGCGCCGTTGATGCAGGCCGGCATGAAAACGGATGTATCCTGGGCCAAGTCTGCCCGCGCCTATTCCGACCTCTACGAGCAGGTGACGACCCTCCATTCTCATACCTAG
- a CDS encoding adenylate/guanylate cyclase domain-containing protein: MGSFEDVMAIRAKTQTTIPEAITQIAYPAYMVNRQWDIEWINPQAEELIFGQSVRTLRNIEERHFFSLAFTSKTRDLVTDFDGFIKSHLPLVQGDIPPPSRNPLLVPLGIDTVSWLGRIWPDEVEALPQINYREERFRFKSSRCEGYHRVAAMFREGILIIWIPTVVNLAPVLDLLTGRRNIINDLLINKLPAMRAMAVLVADLQNSVKISADLPPEEYFDLITAMWARLEKPFRDYGCYSGKHVGDGVVQFFLAKPGDAFGHSVNALLCANAIQCSMADINREWKRKKQWLNELVLNIGLHEGREWIGYIPSASTPEFTALGDTVNVTARVSGIGRNGCLWVSKHMLSALPSQILDHVEYGIRRPMEGRDLFIPKTYSRVVDLPNLERIPKSTDIANLSVTEVIRVDQPAIQAVLRSMVAEEPQA; this comes from the coding sequence ATGGGAAGTTTCGAGGACGTGATGGCGATTCGTGCAAAAACACAGACGACGATTCCGGAGGCGATTACCCAAATCGCGTATCCCGCCTACATGGTCAATCGGCAGTGGGATATTGAATGGATTAATCCCCAAGCCGAGGAGCTGATCTTCGGGCAGTCGGTCCGCACGCTCCGCAATATCGAAGAACGGCATTTCTTCTCGCTGGCGTTCACGAGCAAAACCCGCGACCTCGTCACGGATTTCGATGGCTTCATCAAGAGCCACTTGCCGCTGGTCCAGGGGGATATCCCTCCGCCGTCCCGGAATCCGCTTTTGGTGCCGTTGGGTATCGATACCGTAAGTTGGCTGGGCCGAATCTGGCCGGACGAGGTCGAGGCCTTGCCCCAGATCAACTATCGGGAAGAGCGGTTTCGCTTCAAGTCGTCGCGGTGCGAGGGGTATCACCGCGTTGCGGCCATGTTCCGGGAGGGGATCCTGATCATCTGGATTCCAACCGTCGTGAATTTGGCACCGGTTTTGGATCTGCTGACCGGTAGGCGGAACATCATCAACGATCTGCTCATCAACAAGCTGCCGGCCATGCGCGCCATGGCGGTGTTGGTGGCTGATTTGCAGAACTCCGTGAAAATCTCGGCCGACCTGCCGCCCGAGGAATATTTTGACCTGATTACGGCCATGTGGGCTAGGCTGGAAAAGCCGTTCCGCGACTATGGCTGCTATTCGGGCAAACATGTGGGTGACGGGGTGGTGCAGTTCTTCCTGGCCAAGCCGGGCGATGCGTTCGGCCACAGTGTCAATGCCCTGCTCTGTGCGAATGCCATTCAGTGCTCCATGGCGGATATCAACCGGGAGTGGAAGCGGAAGAAACAATGGCTCAATGAACTGGTGCTGAACATCGGGCTTCACGAGGGGCGTGAATGGATCGGCTACATCCCCTCGGCTTCCACTCCGGAATTCACCGCATTGGGGGATACGGTCAACGTGACAGCGCGCGTCTCGGGCATAGGGCGGAACGGCTGCTTGTGGGTGAGCAAGCATATGCTGAGCGCCTTGCCCTCGCAGATACTGGATCATGTGGAGTATGGGATCCGCCGGCCGATGGAGGGGCGGGACCTGTTTATTCCCAAGACCTATTCCCGTGTTGTAGACCTGCCGAATCTGGAGCGCATTCCCAAATCGACCGATATCGCCAACTTGTCTGTCACCGAGGTGATCCGCGTCGATCAGCCTGCGATCCAGGCTGTGCTTCGCTCGATGGTCGCCGAAGAACCCCAGGCTTGA
- a CDS encoding phosphopyruvate hydratase, with the protein MSAIREIRARQILDSRGNPTVEVDVTLESGAKGRAAVPSGASTGEKEAIELRDGDKKRWMGKGVSKAVANISRAIAPKLLGMEALDQAAVDGTMIALDGTRAKSRLGANAILGVSLAVAKAAAAETGLPLYRYIGGANARVLPVPMMNIINGGAHADNSLDLQEFMIMPVGAARFSEALRMATEVFHTLKSLLKKHGLNTAVGDEGGFAPDLKSNEEALSLIMQAIEQAGYRPGKDIALALDAAASEFYEKGRYVLEAEKEEKSSENMIRYYAKLVDRYPILSIEDGLSELDWKGWRMLTERLGNRVQLVGDDIFVTNVEIFSRGIKDGIGNSILIKLNQIGTLTETLEAIELAKRSGYTAVVSHRSGETEDTTIADVAVALNTGLIKTGSLSRTDRVAKYNQLLRIEEELGAQAVYRGRGAVNAAR; encoded by the coding sequence ATGAGCGCGATCAGGGAAATTAGGGCGAGGCAGATTCTGGACTCACGCGGCAACCCGACGGTGGAAGTGGATGTCACGCTGGAGAGCGGGGCTAAGGGACGGGCGGCCGTGCCTTCTGGCGCGTCCACGGGCGAGAAGGAAGCGATTGAACTGCGGGACGGGGACAAGAAGCGCTGGATGGGCAAGGGTGTCTCCAAGGCGGTTGCCAACATCAGCCGGGCCATCGCGCCGAAGCTCCTGGGGATGGAAGCGTTGGATCAGGCGGCGGTGGACGGGACCATGATCGCGCTGGACGGCACCAGGGCTAAGAGCCGGCTCGGCGCCAATGCCATTCTGGGCGTGTCCCTCGCCGTCGCGAAGGCGGCGGCGGCCGAAACGGGCCTGCCCCTCTACCGCTACATCGGCGGCGCCAATGCGCGGGTCCTGCCCGTGCCGATGATGAACATCATCAACGGCGGCGCCCATGCCGACAACAGCCTCGACCTCCAGGAGTTCATGATCATGCCGGTCGGCGCCGCGCGGTTCAGCGAGGCGCTGCGGATGGCCACGGAGGTCTTCCATACCTTGAAATCCCTGCTGAAGAAGCACGGGCTCAATACGGCGGTGGGGGACGAGGGCGGGTTCGCGCCGGACCTCAAGTCGAACGAAGAAGCCTTAAGCCTGATCATGCAGGCCATCGAGCAGGCCGGGTACCGGCCAGGCAAAGACATCGCCCTGGCTTTGGACGCGGCGGCCAGCGAGTTCTACGAGAAGGGCCGGTACGTGCTCGAGGCGGAAAAAGAGGAGAAGTCCTCCGAGAACATGATCCGCTACTACGCCAAGCTCGTGGACCGGTATCCGATCCTCTCCATCGAGGACGGGCTGAGCGAGCTGGACTGGAAAGGCTGGCGGATGCTCACGGAGCGGTTGGGCAACCGGGTGCAGCTCGTGGGCGACGACATTTTCGTGACCAACGTGGAGATTTTCTCGCGGGGGATCAAGGACGGGATCGGCAATTCGATCCTGATCAAGCTGAACCAGATCGGGACGCTGACCGAAACGCTGGAGGCCATCGAATTGGCCAAGCGTTCCGGCTACACGGCGGTCGTGTCGCACCGGTCCGGCGAAACCGAGGACACGACGATTGCGGACGTGGCGGTAGCGTTGAACACCGGCCTGATCAAGACCGGCTCCCTGTCGAGGACGGACCGGGTGGCGAAGTACAACCAGCTGCTGCGCATCGAGGAAGAGTTGGGCGCTCAGGCGGTCTACCGCGGCCGCGGGGCCGTCAACGCCGCCCGCTAG
- a CDS encoding DUF971 domain-containing protein yields MATSVLEPRDMSWLEKGVLGIDWSDGHKGVYPVRYLRLHCPCAACTDEWTGELRLKADDIPMFVAVNDIEPVGRYALKFTFSDGHDTGLFSYTFLRRACQCDTCVPVKPQEPKSRRLL; encoded by the coding sequence ATGGCTACTAGCGTTCTTGAACCCAGAGACATGAGCTGGTTGGAGAAGGGAGTGCTCGGGATCGACTGGTCCGACGGGCACAAGGGGGTCTATCCGGTCCGCTATCTGCGCCTGCACTGTCCTTGTGCGGCCTGCACCGATGAATGGACCGGGGAATTGCGCTTGAAGGCCGACGACATTCCAATGTTCGTGGCGGTTAACGACATCGAACCGGTCGGGCGGTATGCCCTGAAGTTCACGTTCAGCGACGGGCACGATACGGGGCTCTTTTCCTATACCTTCTTGCGGCGCGCCTGCCAATGTGATACCTGTGTGCCGGTCAAGCCCCAAGAGCCCAAGAGCCGGAGGCTCCTCTGA